The Aeromicrobium senzhongii genome includes a window with the following:
- a CDS encoding PPA1309 family protein gives MNEPRLTVSGEGMGEDSPVRQAALEVESHVDGGGWDQPPRLFALVLTADLLAAQPELADDLGDPESYTPIEQELPPGREVEELLPEIGWPAEVGGCAVVMERLTLPADAQDQVPDDPAAAIEFAAAHPDRQEMRIVAAVLRDGSAHVAVRPRDPADAPLIEGPGVVPGLVEMLAETLVEDA, from the coding sequence GTGAATGAACCCCGGTTGACCGTCAGCGGCGAGGGCATGGGCGAGGACTCGCCCGTGCGTCAGGCCGCCCTCGAGGTCGAGTCCCACGTCGACGGCGGTGGGTGGGACCAGCCGCCGCGCCTGTTCGCCCTGGTGCTGACCGCCGACCTGCTGGCCGCCCAGCCCGAGCTGGCCGACGATCTCGGCGACCCCGAGTCGTACACGCCGATCGAGCAGGAGCTCCCGCCCGGCCGCGAGGTCGAGGAGCTGTTGCCCGAGATCGGCTGGCCCGCCGAGGTGGGCGGGTGCGCCGTCGTCATGGAGCGGCTCACCCTGCCGGCCGACGCCCAGGACCAGGTTCCCGACGACCCGGCCGCAGCGATCGAGTTCGCCGCCGCGCACCCGGACCGTCAGGAGATGCGGATCGTCGCGGCGGTCCTGCGCGACGGCTCGGCCCACGTCGCGGTGCGCCCCCGGGATCCGGCCGACGCCCCGCTCATCGAGGGCCCCGGCGTTGTCCCGGGACTGGTCGAGATGCTGGCCGAGACGCTCGTCGAGGACGCCTGA
- a CDS encoding YlbL family protein → MSSPMRLSRRTLTLSVGLALLTVLTCLVAFLPVPYVTMRPGPVFNTLGDLDGRPMLTFGKGVRTYPTDGRLDFTTVSVTRAESRMSLSGAIEGWLDPDVAVVPHDFVYPDRQTNEESRAEGAAELASSQDASRAAALKAAGLTVVELPKVAQVVEGGPAEGKLQAGDLILTVDGRKVADQEAVGKAISARKPGAEVTIGYRRDGKDGTATITTTEMPDDPEKARVGISVGTGFEFPIEIENHIGDRVGGPSAGAMFALAIYDELTPGALTGGQNVAGTGTIDPDGKVGAIGGVRQKMAGAAKAGADIFLVPAQNCQEATAGGDFDMTLVKVEKLQDAIDAVSALAKNPNAKVSSCE, encoded by the coding sequence GTGTCATCCCCGATGCGCCTCAGCCGGCGCACGCTCACCCTCTCCGTCGGTCTCGCGCTCCTGACGGTGCTGACCTGTCTCGTGGCGTTCCTCCCGGTTCCGTACGTGACCATGCGCCCCGGGCCGGTGTTCAACACCCTCGGCGACCTGGACGGCAGGCCCATGCTCACGTTCGGCAAGGGCGTCCGTACCTACCCGACGGACGGCCGCCTGGACTTCACGACGGTGTCGGTGACGCGAGCGGAGTCCCGGATGTCGCTGAGCGGCGCGATCGAGGGCTGGCTCGACCCGGACGTGGCGGTCGTCCCCCACGACTTCGTCTATCCCGACCGTCAGACGAACGAGGAGTCCCGGGCCGAGGGAGCCGCCGAGCTGGCCAGCTCGCAGGACGCCTCCCGCGCCGCGGCGCTGAAGGCCGCCGGCCTCACCGTCGTCGAGTTGCCCAAGGTCGCCCAGGTCGTCGAGGGGGGCCCTGCCGAGGGCAAGCTGCAGGCCGGCGACCTCATCTTGACCGTCGACGGCCGCAAGGTCGCCGACCAGGAGGCGGTGGGGAAGGCGATCAGCGCTCGCAAGCCCGGCGCCGAGGTCACGATCGGCTACCGCCGTGACGGCAAGGACGGCACCGCGACCATCACCACGACCGAGATGCCCGACGACCCCGAGAAGGCTCGGGTCGGCATCTCCGTCGGCACCGGGTTCGAGTTCCCGATCGAGATCGAGAACCACATCGGCGACCGCGTGGGCGGCCCGAGCGCCGGCGCGATGTTCGCCCTGGCGATCTACGACGAGTTGACCCCCGGGGCACTCACCGGCGGGCAGAACGTCGCGGGAACCGGCACGATCGATCCGGACGGCAAGGTCGGGGCGATCGGCGGGGTCCGCCAGAAGATGGCCGGCGCCGCGAAGGCGGGTGCCGACATCTTCCTGGTGCCCGCGCAGAACTGTCAGGAGGCCACGGCCGGTGGTGACTTCGACATGACGCTGGTCAAGGTCGAGAAGTTGCAGGACGCGATCGACGCGGTGAGCGCGCTCGCGAAGAACCCGAACGCGAAGGTGTCGAGCTGTGAATGA
- a CDS encoding zinc-dependent metalloprotease gives MAEEPREDPQNPFKGTPLEGLFGQMGGGQFDLGQMMSQMQRMFEPHEGTVNYRLAADVARHAVAAAGEDPSPHTGQTGAVADAQRLAEMWLDRVTDLPAGATSAAAWSRAEWVEHTMDTWRVMVEPVAQHVVASMEDAIPPEAKAMAGPLVGMLNQAGGAMFGQQVGSAIGALATEVLSSTEVGLPLGPEHTAALLPHNITALAEGLEATQADVLLYVMLRESAHHRLYARATWLRAAVLGAIEDFARGIRIDVAAIEEQMRSVDPSNPQAMQEALSGGLFDPRPTPEQERAKERLELLLALVEGWVDELVAQATADVMPAAGALAEAFRRRRASGGPAEETFATLVGLELRPRRLRDAANLWSALRDRRGAEARDTVWSHPDLLPTSADLDDPLGFCDKQTGALSDADFDAALQQLLSSDESRDGESGDEPGTDDAR, from the coding sequence ATGGCCGAGGAACCTCGCGAGGACCCGCAGAACCCCTTCAAGGGCACGCCCCTGGAGGGCCTGTTCGGACAGATGGGCGGGGGTCAGTTCGACCTCGGCCAGATGATGTCCCAGATGCAGCGGATGTTCGAGCCGCACGAGGGCACCGTGAACTACCGACTCGCCGCCGACGTGGCCCGCCACGCCGTCGCGGCCGCCGGGGAGGACCCCAGCCCGCACACCGGTCAGACCGGAGCCGTCGCCGACGCCCAGCGCCTGGCCGAGATGTGGCTCGACCGCGTCACCGACCTGCCCGCGGGCGCGACCTCGGCCGCGGCCTGGAGCCGCGCGGAGTGGGTCGAGCACACGATGGACACGTGGCGGGTCATGGTCGAGCCCGTGGCCCAGCACGTCGTCGCCTCGATGGAGGACGCGATCCCGCCCGAGGCCAAGGCCATGGCCGGTCCCCTGGTCGGGATGCTCAACCAGGCCGGCGGCGCCATGTTCGGCCAGCAGGTCGGCTCGGCGATCGGCGCCCTGGCCACCGAGGTGCTCTCCTCGACCGAGGTCGGACTCCCGCTCGGCCCCGAGCACACCGCGGCGCTGCTGCCGCACAACATCACGGCGCTCGCCGAGGGCCTCGAGGCCACGCAGGCCGACGTCCTGCTCTACGTGATGCTGCGCGAGAGCGCCCACCACCGCCTCTACGCCCGCGCGACGTGGCTGCGCGCCGCCGTCCTGGGCGCCATCGAGGACTTCGCCCGTGGCATCCGCATCGACGTGGCCGCGATCGAGGAGCAGATGCGATCGGTCGACCCCAGCAACCCCCAGGCGATGCAGGAGGCGCTCTCGGGCGGTCTCTTCGACCCGCGGCCCACGCCGGAGCAGGAGCGCGCCAAGGAGCGCCTCGAGCTGCTGCTGGCGCTGGTCGAGGGCTGGGTCGACGAGCTCGTCGCCCAGGCCACCGCCGACGTCATGCCCGCGGCCGGCGCACTGGCCGAGGCGTTCCGGCGTCGCCGCGCCTCCGGCGGCCCGGCCGAGGAGACGTTCGCGACGCTGGTCGGCCTGGAGCTGCGCCCCCGTCGCCTGCGCGATGCCGCCAACCTCTGGTCCGCGCTGCGCGATCGACGCGGCGCCGAGGCGCGCGACACCGTGTGGAGTCACCCGGACCTGTTGCCGACGTCCGCTGACCTCGACGACCCGCTCGGCTTCTGCGACAAGCAGACCGGCGCGTTGAGCGACGCCGACTTCGACGCCGCCCTGCAGCAGCTGCTGTCCTCGGACGAGTCCCGTGACGGCGAGTCGGGCGATGAGCCCGGCACCGACGACGCCCGGTGA
- a CDS encoding NUDIX hydrolase has protein sequence MSLTDDIRHVLAAWSPPDAEQQALRELFSSYATAHDEPGARACAPDHVTASALVISADHSAVALVLHPKFGRWLQTGGHCESADPSLAAAALREATEETGIAGLTIDPDPLLLSRHPVRCHEGGHHLDVQFVAVAPEGAEPQCSEESDDVRWFRVDHLPEPTDASVRSLVAAARSRLRGSPSPRPSGGSA, from the coding sequence GTGAGTCTGACCGACGACATTCGTCACGTGCTGGCGGCCTGGTCGCCGCCCGACGCCGAGCAGCAGGCACTGCGTGAGCTGTTCTCGTCGTACGCCACGGCGCACGACGAGCCGGGGGCACGCGCCTGCGCGCCCGATCACGTGACCGCCAGCGCGCTGGTGATCTCGGCCGACCACAGCGCCGTGGCGTTGGTCCTGCACCCGAAGTTCGGTCGGTGGCTGCAGACCGGCGGCCACTGCGAGTCGGCCGATCCCTCCCTCGCGGCAGCGGCCCTGCGTGAGGCGACGGAGGAGACGGGGATCGCCGGGCTGACCATCGATCCCGATCCCCTGCTGCTCTCGCGCCACCCGGTGCGGTGCCACGAGGGCGGCCACCACCTCGACGTGCAGTTCGTGGCCGTCGCCCCTGAGGGCGCCGAGCCGCAGTGCTCCGAGGAGTCCGACGACGTGCGCTGGTTCCGCGTGGACCACCTGCCCGAGCCGACGGACGCGTCCGTCAGGAGTCTCGTCGCTGCTGCCAGGTCACGCCTTCGAGGAAGCCCATCGCCTCGTCCATCCGGTGGAAGCGCCTGA
- a CDS encoding M48 metallopeptidase family protein, producing MTVVPALGHAAARRAIYRGAMAEIEVRRSARRTRTVSARREGGRTIVMIPASMNEREERRAVAEMVARLDARDRRRSVARSDTALEERAARLAALYVPEAPAPASVRWVTNQNTRWGSCTPVDRTIRLSHRLHDMPDHVVDAVLVHELAHLVVSGHGRDFEAIVRRFHRMDEAMGFLEGVTWQQRRDS from the coding sequence GTGACGGTCGTGCCGGCGCTCGGCCACGCCGCTGCCCGACGGGCGATCTACCGTGGTGCCATGGCCGAGATCGAGGTGCGTCGCAGCGCACGCAGGACCCGCACCGTCTCGGCCCGACGCGAGGGTGGCCGCACGATCGTCATGATCCCGGCGTCGATGAACGAACGCGAGGAGCGCCGGGCGGTCGCCGAGATGGTCGCCCGTCTCGACGCGCGCGACCGGCGTCGCTCGGTGGCGCGCTCCGACACGGCGCTCGAGGAGCGGGCCGCGCGCCTGGCCGCCCTGTACGTCCCCGAGGCGCCGGCGCCCGCGTCGGTGCGGTGGGTCACCAACCAGAACACCCGCTGGGGCTCGTGCACCCCGGTCGATCGCACCATCCGGCTCTCGCACCGCCTGCACGACATGCCCGATCACGTCGTCGACGCGGTCCTCGTGCACGAGTTGGCGCACCTGGTCGTCTCGGGCCACGGGCGTGACTTCGAGGCGATCGTCAGGCGCTTCCACCGGATGGACGAGGCGATGGGCTTCCTCGAAGGCGTGACCTGGCAGCAGCGACGAGACTCCTGA
- a CDS encoding DUF5679 domain-containing protein, translating to MAETWTGEFYCVKCKDKRETSGEVQVSEKGTRMAKGVCPECGTKLNRILGKA from the coding sequence ATGGCGGAGACATGGACGGGCGAGTTCTACTGCGTGAAGTGCAAGGACAAGCGCGAGACGAGCGGTGAAGTCCAGGTCAGCGAGAAGGGCACCCGCATGGCCAAGGGCGTCTGCCCCGAGTGCGGGACGAAGCTCAACCGCATTCTCGGCAAGGCCTGA
- a CDS encoding ABC1 kinase family protein — translation MADDDVDDPQEKPLTGSALRRGARLAGLPAGFAARTTWGIGRRLVGAPASAVMNDVQRRTADQIFSVLGQLKGGAMKFGQALSVFEAALPEEVIGPYREALTKLQDAAPPMGPGTVARVMEREFGADWAERFPDFEPTPAAAASIGQVHHSWFLPEPDDEPVEVAVKIQYPGAAEALTSDLRQIGRLARMLGTMMPNLDVKALVRELQERVAEELDYGLEADAQSTFADAFEDDPMIVVPEPLAHTERALVTAWLPGDRSLADVIANGTQEERDLYGETYVRFLFEGPIRAGLLHADPHPGNFRVLPDGRLGVVDYGAVARLPDGLPAPMGPLLRAAADGDYATVADGLRQEGFLRGGQKIEPDVLEGYLGPLVEPIVTETFTFDRDWLRRQTQRLASTGQEGMGTALKLNVPPGYLLIHRVWAGGIGVLCQLGSTAHFRAIVADSLPGFDPV, via the coding sequence GTGGCCGACGACGATGTGGACGACCCGCAGGAGAAGCCCCTCACCGGCAGCGCCCTGCGCCGTGGCGCCCGCCTCGCCGGACTGCCGGCCGGGTTCGCGGCCCGCACGACGTGGGGCATCGGCCGTCGTCTGGTCGGAGCTCCGGCGTCGGCGGTGATGAACGACGTCCAGCGTCGTACGGCCGACCAGATCTTCAGCGTGCTGGGCCAGCTCAAGGGCGGGGCGATGAAGTTCGGCCAGGCCCTGAGCGTCTTCGAGGCCGCGCTGCCCGAGGAGGTCATCGGCCCCTACCGTGAGGCGCTCACCAAGCTGCAGGACGCCGCTCCGCCCATGGGGCCGGGGACCGTCGCGCGCGTCATGGAGCGCGAGTTCGGCGCCGACTGGGCCGAGCGCTTCCCCGACTTCGAGCCGACTCCCGCGGCCGCCGCCTCGATCGGCCAGGTCCACCACAGCTGGTTCCTGCCCGAGCCCGACGACGAGCCCGTCGAGGTGGCCGTCAAGATCCAGTACCCCGGCGCCGCCGAGGCGCTCACGTCCGACCTGCGCCAGATCGGCCGGCTGGCCCGGATGCTCGGCACGATGATGCCCAACCTCGACGTGAAGGCCCTCGTGCGCGAGTTGCAGGAGCGGGTCGCCGAGGAGCTCGACTACGGCCTCGAGGCCGACGCCCAGTCGACCTTCGCCGATGCGTTCGAGGACGATCCGATGATCGTCGTGCCAGAGCCGCTCGCCCACACCGAGCGGGCGCTGGTGACCGCCTGGCTGCCCGGCGACCGGTCGCTGGCCGACGTGATCGCCAACGGCACCCAGGAGGAACGGGACCTGTACGGCGAGACCTACGTGCGGTTCCTGTTCGAGGGCCCCATCCGGGCCGGGCTGCTGCATGCCGATCCGCACCCGGGGAACTTCCGCGTCCTGCCCGACGGTCGGCTGGGTGTCGTCGACTACGGCGCCGTCGCCCGGTTGCCCGACGGACTGCCCGCACCCATGGGACCGCTGCTGCGTGCGGCCGCCGACGGCGACTACGCGACGGTGGCGGACGGCCTGCGCCAGGAGGGTTTCCTGCGCGGCGGTCAGAAGATCGAACCGGACGTGTTGGAGGGCTATCTGGGCCCGCTCGTCGAGCCGATCGTGACCGAGACGTTCACGTTCGACCGCGACTGGCTGCGCCGCCAGACCCAGCGCCTGGCCAGTACCGGCCAGGAGGGCATGGGCACCGCGCTCAAGCTCAACGTCCCGCCCGGCTACCTGTTGATCCACCGCGTCTGGGCCGGCGGCATCGGGGTGCTGTGCCAGCTCGGCTCGACGGCGCACTTCCGCGCGATCGTCGCCGACTCCCTGCCGGGCTTCGACCCCGTCTGA
- a CDS encoding ATP-dependent helicase: MGLPDRLDADDLLSGLDPEQREVATTLRGPVCVIAGAGTGKTRAITHRIAYGTATGVYKPTEVLAVTFTVKAAGEMRERLRTLGAHGVQARTFHSAALRQARYFWPRVYGTEFPQILESKFAFVAEAARQVGVRTDQATLRDLAAEVEWAKVSNVRPDDYGAVAVRRQRTVGDIDPGEVGAILRSYEQVKRDRGRIDMEDILLITAAILADEPAIAAEVRRQYKWFVVDEFQDVNPLQSTLLDLWLGGRDEVCVVGDPRQTIYTFAGASATILGDFAKRRFPDAPQIELVRNYRSTPQIVAAANEVFAGRGPSVTLGVRLQSQNSPGPAVDYRPFADEPAEADAIADRIVALHRQGVSYREMAVLYRINAQSEVYEEALGRLQIPYSMRGGTGFFQRPEVRQAVTLLRGSARAGEGSGSLADDVRAVLAAMDFSDTPPEGRGAVRDRWESLQAIHTMAIDLAQAEPQADLAALVADLDRRAEQAHAPSTDGVTLSTFHAAKGLEWDAVFVAGAQEGTLPYVATMDDPAAVEEERRLFYVGITRARRHLMVSWSAARKAGGQARRKPSRFLDRLLPEQVQVSRAAKRKVRLPEPDLVYDEALFERLRAWRKEISQGESKPAFTVFNDATLKAIAALRPSSAEQLLQVSGVGQSKLEKYGDGVLAIIADS, from the coding sequence ATGGGCCTGCCTGACCGCCTCGACGCCGATGACCTGCTGAGCGGACTCGACCCCGAACAACGCGAGGTCGCCACGACCCTGCGCGGGCCCGTGTGCGTCATCGCCGGTGCCGGAACGGGCAAGACCCGGGCCATCACGCACCGGATCGCCTACGGGACGGCCACGGGCGTCTACAAGCCCACCGAGGTGCTGGCGGTGACGTTCACGGTCAAGGCCGCCGGCGAGATGCGCGAGCGGCTGCGCACCCTGGGGGCGCACGGCGTCCAGGCCCGCACGTTCCACTCCGCGGCGCTGCGCCAGGCGCGGTACTTCTGGCCGCGGGTCTACGGCACCGAGTTCCCGCAGATCCTGGAGTCGAAGTTCGCGTTCGTGGCCGAGGCCGCGCGCCAGGTGGGAGTCCGCACCGACCAGGCCACGCTGCGCGACCTCGCGGCCGAGGTCGAGTGGGCCAAGGTCTCGAACGTGCGGCCCGACGACTACGGCGCCGTGGCGGTCCGCCGCCAGCGCACGGTCGGCGACATCGACCCGGGCGAGGTGGGCGCGATCCTGCGTTCCTACGAGCAGGTCAAGCGCGACCGCGGCCGGATCGACATGGAGGACATCCTGCTGATCACCGCCGCGATCCTGGCCGACGAGCCGGCGATCGCCGCCGAGGTGCGCCGCCAGTACAAGTGGTTCGTCGTCGATGAGTTCCAGGACGTCAACCCGCTGCAGTCCACACTGCTCGACCTGTGGCTGGGCGGTCGCGACGAGGTCTGCGTCGTCGGCGACCCGCGCCAGACGATCTACACGTTCGCCGGCGCCTCGGCCACGATCCTGGGCGACTTCGCCAAGCGCCGCTTCCCGGACGCGCCCCAGATCGAGCTGGTGCGCAACTACCGGTCCACGCCCCAGATCGTCGCGGCGGCCAACGAGGTCTTCGCCGGGCGCGGCCCGTCGGTCACCCTGGGCGTGCGCCTGCAGTCGCAGAACTCGCCCGGCCCCGCCGTGGACTACCGGCCCTTCGCCGACGAGCCGGCCGAGGCCGACGCCATCGCCGACCGGATCGTGGCCCTGCACCGCCAAGGCGTGTCGTACCGCGAGATGGCGGTGCTCTACCGCATCAACGCCCAGTCCGAGGTCTACGAGGAGGCGCTGGGCCGGCTGCAGATCCCGTACTCGATGCGCGGCGGCACCGGCTTCTTCCAGCGTCCCGAGGTGCGCCAGGCCGTGACGCTGCTGCGTGGTTCGGCGCGCGCGGGCGAGGGGTCGGGGTCGCTGGCCGACGACGTGCGCGCCGTGCTGGCCGCGATGGACTTCTCCGACACGCCGCCCGAGGGACGCGGCGCGGTCCGCGACCGCTGGGAGTCCCTCCAGGCGATCCACACCATGGCGATCGACCTGGCGCAGGCCGAGCCGCAGGCGGACCTGGCCGCCCTCGTGGCCGACCTCGATCGCCGGGCCGAGCAGGCGCACGCGCCCTCGACCGACGGCGTGACGCTCTCGACGTTCCACGCGGCCAAGGGCCTGGAGTGGGACGCGGTCTTCGTCGCCGGCGCGCAGGAGGGCACGCTGCCCTACGTCGCCACGATGGACGACCCCGCAGCGGTCGAGGAGGAGCGCCGACTGTTCTACGTCGGCATCACGCGCGCCCGACGGCACCTCATGGTGTCGTGGTCCGCGGCGCGCAAGGCCGGGGGACAGGCGCGGCGCAAGCCCAGCCGGTTCCTCGACCGGCTCCTGCCCGAGCAGGTGCAGGTGTCCCGCGCCGCCAAGCGCAAGGTGCGCCTGCCCGAGCCCGACCTCGTCTACGACGAGGCCCTGTTCGAGCGCCTGCGCGCGTGGCGCAAGGAGATCTCCCAGGGGGAGTCCAAGCCGGCGTTCACCGTGTTCAACGACGCCACGCTCAAGGCGATCGCGGCGCTGCGACCCAGCAGCGCCGAGCAGCTGCTCCAGGTCTCGGGCGTCGGTCAGTCCAAGCTCGAGAAGTACGGCGACGGCGTCCTCGCGATCATCGCCGACTCCTGA
- a CDS encoding mycoredoxin produces MTESASGTFTMYSTPWCGYCHRLKSQLKREGIEFDEVDIEQQPEAAQLVEQANGGNQTVPTLVFADGTALTNPSVAQVKAQLGL; encoded by the coding sequence ATGACCGAGTCAGCCAGCGGGACCTTCACGATGTACAGCACCCCGTGGTGCGGGTACTGCCACCGCCTGAAGTCCCAGCTCAAGCGCGAGGGCATCGAGTTCGACGAGGTCGACATCGAGCAGCAGCCCGAGGCCGCCCAGCTCGTCGAGCAGGCCAATGGCGGCAACCAGACGGTGCCGACGCTCGTGTTCGCCGACGGCACGGCCCTGACGAATCCGTCCGTCGCCCAGGTCAAGGCGCAGCTCGGACTCTGA
- a CDS encoding DUF4234 domain-containing protein, producing the protein MTQPPHFPDSPGPVPGDGSSSPYGATPSPYGNASYPPQQAYPAAAGYAPGYGYVPQPAPNGMYQAAAIINWVILGLVIVGTCGLGIIAAAWYIPMTIQIHKGAKDRQKHTALAVCTLLFCNLVSGILMLVEDANRPARPAL; encoded by the coding sequence GTGACCCAGCCTCCCCATTTCCCTGACTCGCCTGGCCCGGTACCGGGGGACGGCTCATCCAGCCCCTACGGCGCGACGCCGTCGCCCTACGGGAATGCGTCCTACCCGCCGCAACAGGCGTACCCGGCGGCAGCGGGATACGCCCCCGGCTACGGGTACGTGCCGCAGCCCGCCCCGAACGGGATGTACCAAGCGGCCGCGATCATCAACTGGGTCATCCTCGGACTGGTCATCGTGGGCACCTGCGGACTCGGCATCATCGCCGCGGCCTGGTACATCCCGATGACCATCCAGATCCACAAGGGCGCGAAGGACCGCCAGAAGCACACCGCGCTGGCCGTCTGCACCCTGCTGTTCTGCAACCTGGTCTCCGGCATCCTGATGCTGGTCGAGGACGCCAACCGGCCGGCTCGTCCCGCGCTCTGA
- a CDS encoding VOC family protein: MSAFPQLRQTVIDATDVRRTAEFYRELLGLQYRPGDEPRADEDQADWLVLRHPDGSGALAFQQVDRLDQTTWPDPDVPMQLHLDCTVPDLAELRRQRARAEALGASLLMDQSVDAEEPLFVMADPEGHPFCLFVAP; this comes from the coding sequence ATGAGTGCGTTCCCGCAGCTGCGCCAGACGGTCATCGACGCCACGGACGTGCGACGCACTGCCGAGTTCTACCGCGAGCTCCTCGGGCTGCAGTACCGGCCCGGCGACGAGCCGCGCGCGGACGAGGACCAGGCCGACTGGCTGGTCCTGCGCCACCCGGACGGCTCGGGAGCGCTCGCGTTCCAACAGGTCGATCGTCTCGACCAGACCACCTGGCCCGACCCGGACGTGCCGATGCAGCTGCACCTGGACTGCACCGTGCCGGACCTGGCCGAGCTGCGGCGCCAGCGGGCCCGCGCCGAGGCCCTCGGCGCGTCGCTGCTGATGGACCAGTCAGTCGACGCCGAGGAGCCGCTGTTCGTGATGGCCGACCCGGAGGGCCACCCGTTCTGCCTGTTCGTGGCTCCCTGA
- the nudC gene encoding NAD(+) diphosphatase, with protein MDFAFDRARHDRAGNLRRRDELWRTPDLRVLVLGGEHVATVDGPALRWVTIDEAPDGEWILLGDQNGRRHAAVAVPRVPAELAPVSIRTLAPLLDPDELSLAIHAVGLARWLQAHTYCSRCGEYLYTDQAGHLRVCPSCGTEHYPRTDPAVIMLVTDLDDRVLLARNPRWPEGRFSTLAGFVEPGETLEDAVRREVAEEVGLVVDEATYLASQPWPFPQSLMLGFNARATTTDLVLDPTEIAEARWFTRAELLEAIEAEQLVLPPPKVSISRWLIEQWYGGDLPGAW; from the coding sequence GTGGATTTCGCGTTCGACCGGGCCCGGCACGACCGGGCGGGAAACCTGCGGAGACGCGATGAGCTGTGGAGGACACCGGACCTGCGCGTCCTGGTCCTCGGCGGCGAGCACGTCGCGACCGTGGACGGCCCTGCGCTGCGCTGGGTCACGATCGACGAGGCACCCGACGGCGAGTGGATCCTGCTCGGCGACCAGAACGGCCGGCGCCACGCCGCCGTGGCGGTCCCGCGGGTCCCGGCCGAGCTGGCCCCGGTCAGCATCCGCACGCTCGCACCGCTGCTCGACCCCGACGAGCTCTCGTTGGCGATCCACGCCGTGGGCCTGGCCCGGTGGCTGCAGGCGCACACGTACTGCTCGCGCTGCGGCGAGTACCTCTACACCGACCAGGCGGGCCACCTGCGGGTCTGCCCGTCGTGCGGCACCGAGCACTACCCGCGCACCGACCCCGCCGTCATCATGCTCGTCACCGACCTCGACGATCGCGTGCTCCTGGCGCGCAACCCCCGGTGGCCCGAGGGCCGCTTCTCGACCCTGGCCGGATTCGTCGAGCCGGGTGAGACCCTCGAGGACGCCGTGCGACGCGAGGTGGCCGAGGAGGTCGGACTGGTCGTCGACGAGGCCACCTACCTCGCCAGCCAGCCGTGGCCGTTCCCGCAGAGCCTGATGCTGGGCTTCAACGCCCGGGCCACCACGACCGACCTGGTGCTCGACCCCACCGAGATCGCCGAGGCGCGCTGGTTCACGCGCGCCGAGCTGCTCGAGGCGATCGAGGCCGAGCAGCTCGTGTTGCCGCCGCCGAAGGTCTCGATCTCGCGCTGGCTGATCGAGCAGTGGTACGGCGGCGACCTGCCCGGCGCCTGGTAG